The nucleotide sequence GTGGGTCGTTGAATCGGTATTGGGGAGTATGCGAACAAGGACAAACCCTGCGAGCTTGCCATTGACTTTGATGAAAAAGGGATGACGCTCAGGTTCGATCCAGTACTCTTCAAAGTAGTCATAGCCAAACAAGCCGTTTTCATCGACTTCAAAAGGTTCAAACTCAGTGAAGTCATATGTATACAGCTCTAGCAATTGCCCCAGAACGTGCTTTTGGTCAAAAGGAACTCGTTCTATCGAAAAAGTGTGGTTCACGGGAGAAGCCTCCTTTTGGCATAAAATTGTATCGTATCTCAGGCCAACATACGAATAGCGTACTCTATTTTAAAGGCTGTGGGAACAATTGGAAGACATTTCTTTACACAATGGAACACTAGCGTTCATTTCGCAAGGGAAGGTCCCATTCAGTCTACACTAGAGTCAAACGAAAAATATGAATACGAAGCAAGTCAGCAGCCATCTGGTAATCGCCGGGTGGCTGTTTGCGTGTGATGGTTCGTTTTTTCGTTTAATCAAAAACCAAAAGAAAGGGGTACAGAATTCTATGAAAAGGAAGCATCTCATTTTTTTCCTGATTTGTTGTCTCATGCTGCAGCCCATTTCAGCAATTGCCGAAGGAAGCAGCAAGTTGACCAAAAAGGCTTTGCCAATGGCGGCGGAAGATCGTTCTATCCAGCAATTCGATCATGAACTGGTTCGTTATCAAAATGAATGGGATCTGCTCATGAAGCTTTCTGTGAAAAACAAGGACCACGAATTGGCCAAAAAGCTGAATCGGGACAGAAATGAGCTTTTCGCAAGAATGAAGGACAAAAGAGCAGCAGAAAACGGGCCGCATGAACTGCTCGAAAAATACAAAGCGGAACTGAAAGTGGCACGGGAACAATTAACACCTCCGACCGTGAAAGCCTTGGCTGTGAAAAGCGTGGCAACACGATCATTGGCCGATCATTATGAGCCGAATGACGACATTTCGCAGGCATCCCCAGTCAGCATCGGAAATTCACTCACAAGCTATTTGTCATACGCAGATGATCAAGACTTTTATATGTTTGAGGAGAAGAAAAATTCTGCGATAACGGTTAGCCTGCAAGTACCTGCTGCTATGGATTACGACATTTATGTTCTTGACGAGCTGGGGGAGGTAGTAGCCAGCAGTGCCAATGGTACGGGTGAAGAGGAAATTTGCACGTTCCAGGCAACTGCGGGGAGTAGGTATTACCCCGTCGTCTATGGGTTTGGCTTTACAGCAGACGAATCGTATCAACTTCGTTTGGCGGAAGATCAGTTGTATCTGTTTCAGCCATATGATGTCAGTCTTCTCGAAGGTGTCGAGCAGGTTTTTCAATTGACACCGACAACAGATGGAATCTATCGGATTTATACAAGACCATATGGTGATGTTGGGCCCGAAAACGACACAGTGATCGAGCTGTATTCCGATTCGGGTCTTACGAATTTGCTTGCCAATAATGATGATGCTTCCGATCTGACACGCTTCTCGGAAGTCACGCAATTTTTGGTTGGTGGCCAACCGTATTATGTCAAGCTGGGTGCATTTGGTGAAAATGTTCATGCAAGAATTCAGGCTGATCTCGATCCGCTTTCTTATCCTGAACTGACGACGAACAACCCACTGGACGTTACGTTAGAGGGCGTCTCCCGAAATGTGTACAAATTTACTCCGCAAGTCTCGGGAAATGTAAAATTCTCCACGGGTCCTTTTGGTGGCGGGGTTATGGTTGTGGATACCGTTCTCGAACTGTATGCGGACGAGAATTTGTCCAATCAGCTTGCAACGAATGATGACAACGGAGAGTCGCTGTTTTCTGAGATCCAGATGAATGTAACAGTCGGAGAACCTGTCTATGTTGTGCTTTGGGCATACAGTGATGATTTCTCTTTTGTCAGGCTGAGTGCGAGCTTGGATTCACCAGCGATCCCAACGATTACTGTAGACACATCGGTTATTCAGGAAAGCTCGATCAATGATGGAACCATCACAGCCACACAGATTGTCACTCTTACTAACGGAACATTCGTTCAAAACATGTCTACCGGGGTAAGCGTGAATAATTTACCCCCTGGCTTAGGGATTCAAGTTACGAGGGTAAGTAACACGCA is from Brevibacillus brevis and encodes:
- a CDS encoding GNAT family N-acetyltransferase, translating into MNHTFSIERVPFDQKHVLGQLLELYTYDFTEFEPFEVDENGLFGYDYFEEYWIEPERHPFFIKVNGKLAGFVLVRILPNTDSTTHPLYSIAEFFIMKRYRRLGIGKAASHQIFKMFPGAWEVFQLENNVPAIGFWRASIRDYTANHYQERQEDGKVIQTFMSRP